A single window of Myxocyprinus asiaticus isolate MX2 ecotype Aquarium Trade chromosome 48, UBuf_Myxa_2, whole genome shotgun sequence DNA harbors:
- the LOC127437130 gene encoding E3 ubiquitin-protein ligase RNF19B-like isoform X3 produces the protein MSGVEKRYDISDRNLGINLVKESSDIDPYDDEPDILRALLSCGHVTGPQTLTDYCRIQLTEGKADLRCPLCDKQWSYTEVRNVAKLTLEEQQYFEETLANNATRKIVDIKNCPGCNWFIERSDSSNICVECTVCSAKNGKTFEFCWQCQKEWKGRRPRSDRCDNDGCSNKDLDLLRDCTNIILQDAGNIECPAVRACPTCGTLITHNTKKCKNIVCSRCNKEFCFVCLKLTPDCLRTSDYFIFCSDGVAPRQTSIPFWRVN, from the exons ATCCATATGATGATGAGCCTGACATTTTAAGAGCGTTATTATCCTGTGGGCACGTCACTGGTCCGCAGACACTCACAGACTACTGTAGAATACAGCTGACCGAG ggAAAAGCGGATCTGAGATGCCCTTTGTGTGATAAACAATGGTCTTACACTGAAGTCCGTAATGTAGCCAAACTTACACTTGAAGAGCAACAATACTTTGAGGAAACACTTGCCAACAACGCTACTAGAAAGATAGTAGACATCAAGAAT TGTCCTGGTTGTAACTGGTTCATTGAGAGATCCGACTCCTCTAATATCTGTGTTGAATGCACAGTGTGTTCGGCTAAAAATGGAAAAACCTTTGAGTTCTGCTGGCAATGTCAGAAAGAATGGAAAGGACGTCGTCCTCGCTCTGATCGATGTGACAATGATGGATGCAGCAACAAAGATCTGGATTTACTGAGAGAttgtacaaatattattttacaagaCGCTGGAAATATTGAATGTCCGGCTGTTCGTGCTTGTCCAACGTGTGGCACActgattacacacaacacaaagaaatgtaaaaacattGTATGTTCTAGATGTAATAAAGAATTTTGCTTTGTCTGTCTGAAGCTCACACCTGACTGTTTGAGGACAAGTGATTACTTTATTTTCTGTTCAGATGGTGTGGCGCCACGGCAGACATCAATTCCATTTTGGAgagttaactga
- the LOC127437130 gene encoding E3 ubiquitin-protein ligase RNF19B-like isoform X1, translating to MTFNMSNEKRYDRSDKDITFVTRRSDIDPYDDEPDILRALLSCGHVTGPQTLTDYCRIQLTEGKADLRCPLCDKQWSYTEVRNVAKLTLEEQQYFEETLANNATRKIVDIKNCPGCNWFIERSDSSNICVECTVCSAKNGKTFEFCWQCQKEWKGRRPRSDRCDNDGCSNKDLDLLRDCTNIILQDAGNIECPAVRACPTCGTLITHNTKKCKNIVCSRCNKEFCFVCLKLTPDCLRTSDYFIFCSDGVAPRQTSIPFWRVN from the exons atgacttttaacaTGTCAAATGAAAAACGATATGACAGATCGGACAAGGACATTACATTCGTGACAAGGAGAAGCGACATTG ATCCATATGATGATGAGCCTGACATTTTAAGAGCGTTATTATCCTGTGGGCACGTCACTGGTCCGCAGACACTCACAGACTACTGTAGAATACAGCTGACCGAG ggAAAAGCGGATCTGAGATGCCCTTTGTGTGATAAACAATGGTCTTACACTGAAGTCCGTAATGTAGCCAAACTTACACTTGAAGAGCAACAATACTTTGAGGAAACACTTGCCAACAACGCTACTAGAAAGATAGTAGACATCAAGAAT TGTCCTGGTTGTAACTGGTTCATTGAGAGATCCGACTCCTCTAATATCTGTGTTGAATGCACAGTGTGTTCGGCTAAAAATGGAAAAACCTTTGAGTTCTGCTGGCAATGTCAGAAAGAATGGAAAGGACGTCGTCCTCGCTCTGATCGATGTGACAATGATGGATGCAGCAACAAAGATCTGGATTTACTGAGAGAttgtacaaatattattttacaagaCGCTGGAAATATTGAATGTCCGGCTGTTCGTGCTTGTCCAACGTGTGGCACActgattacacacaacacaaagaaatgtaaaaacattGTATGTTCTAGATGTAATAAAGAATTTTGCTTTGTCTGTCTGAAGCTCACACCTGACTGTTTGAGGACAAGTGATTACTTTATTTTCTGTTCAGATGGTGTGGCGCCACGGCAGACATCAATTCCATTTTGGAgagttaactga